From a single Vanacampus margaritifer isolate UIUO_Vmar chromosome 15, RoL_Vmar_1.0, whole genome shotgun sequence genomic region:
- the slc41a2b gene encoding solute carrier family 41 member 2 isoform X1 → MSIQSLGGAIGDSLGSSLTVRMSGAGGIGSALSASRITSLLQAMVPTGYTKLQEERLSLADLSVKPESGSLQNGYRQETPHLEGRRVLDRASRSSVTLSDSGDGSYSELEPMLAERSLSRDEADDDEDVEEEALPGVHILPKESPLAMAFQILVPFLLAGFGTVSAGMVLDIVQHWEAFEHMTEIFILVPALLGLKGNLEMTLASRLSTAVNVGKMDSPIEKWNLIIGNLALKQVQATVVGFLAAVAAVILGWIPEGKFQMSHAVLLCSSSVATAFIASLLQGFIMVGVIVGSKKTGINPDNVATPIAASFGDLITLAILAWISQGLYKCLDSYPYVSSLVCAFFMCLTPLWMVISSKHPASRTLLYSGWEPVITAMVISSIGGLILDKTVSDPNLAGIVVYTPVINGIGGNLVAIQSSRISTFLHFHHAPGEVPDEAKGCYYPCRTFFGTGANHRSAQVLLLLVIPGHLIFLYTIHLMKSGHTTLTPIFMSVYLAAALLQVLLLLCIADWMVHSMWRSGKDPDSFSIPYLTALGDLLGTALLALSFHFLWLIGDQDSDVGD, encoded by the exons ATGAGCATCCAGAGTCTCGGCGGAGCGATCGGGGATTCCCTGGGCTCTAGCCTGACGGTACGCATGAGTGGCGCAGGTGGAATCGGGAGTGCTCTCTCCGCCAGTCGAATCACCTCCCTCCTCCAAGCAATGGTCCCCACCGGCTACACCAAGCTCCAGGAGGAGCGTCTGTCTTTGGCTGACCTCAGTGTCAAACCAGAGTCTGGCTCACTCCAGAATGGCTACAGACAGGAGACGCCTCACCTCGAAGGCCGACGGGTGCTGGACCGCGCCTCTCGCTCCTCTGTCACTCTGTCAGACTCCGGAGATGGAAGCTACTCGGAACTGGAGCCCATGTTGGCTGAGAGGAGTTTGTCCAGGGACGAGGCAGATGACGATGAAGATGTGGAGGAGGAGGCACTACCCGGTGTGCACATTCTGCCCAAGGAGTCGCCTCTGGCCATGGCTTTTCAGATCCTTGTGCCTTTCCTGTTGGCCGGTTTTGGAACCGTATCAGCCGGGATGGTGCTAGACATTGTGCAG CACTGGGAAGCGTTTGAGCACATGACCGAAATCTTCATCCTGGTTCCCGCTCTGCTCGGCCTCAAGGGCAACTTGGAGATGACGCTGGCCTCACGCCTCTCAACAGCG GTGAACGTGGGCAAGATGGACTCACCTATAGAGAAGTGGAATCTAATAATAGGCAACTTGGCACTCAAGCAG GTTCAGGCCACTGTGGTGGGCTTTTTGGCTGCCGTGGCGGCCGTGATTCTTGGCTGGATCCCCGAGGGGAAGTTCCAGATGAGCCACGCCGTGCTGCTGTGCTCCAGCAGCGTCGCCACAGCCTTCATCGCCTCCTTGCTGCAGG GTTTCATCATGGTGGGCGTGATTGTGGGCTCAAAGAAGACGGGCATCAACCCGGACAATGTTGCCACGCCCATCGCTGCCAGTTTCGGTGACCTCATCACTTTGGCCATCCTGGCCTGGATCAGCCAGGGCCTCTACAAGTGCCTCG aTTCCTACCCGTACGTTTCCTCCCTGGTCTGTGCCTTCTTCATGTGTCTGACGCCTCTGTGGATGGTCATCTCCTCCAAGCACCCGGCCAGCCGCACCCTGCTCTACTCCGGATGGGAGCCGGTCATCACGGCCATGGTCATCAGCAG CATCGGAGGGCTCATCCTGGACAAAACGGTGTCTGACCCCAATCTGGCTGGAATTGTGGTGTACACCCCCGTCATCAATG GTATCGGGGGCAACCTGGTGGCCATTCAGTCCAGCCGGATTTCCACTTTCCTGCATTTCCACCACGCCCCCGGGGAGGTCCCCGACGAGGCCAAGGGCTGCTACTACCCCTGCCGCACCTTCTTTGGCACAG GAGCCAATCACCGATCTGCTCAGGTTCTCCTCCTCTTGGTCATCCCCGGCcatcttatattcctttacaCCATTCACCTGATGAAGAGTGGACACACCACGCTGACACCCATCTTCATGTCCGTCTACCTGGCTGCTGCTCTGCTGCAG GTGTTGCTGCTGTTGTGCATCGCCGACTGGATGGTGCACTCCATGTGGCGCAGCGGCAAAGACCCCGACAGCTTCTCCATCCCCTACCTGACGGCCCTGGGCGACCTGCTGGGCACCGCCCTGCTGGCGCTCAGCTTCCACTTCCTGTGGCTCATCGGCGACCAGGACAGCGACGTGGGCGACTGA
- the slc41a2b gene encoding solute carrier family 41 member 2 isoform X2, which translates to MSIQSLGGAIGDSLGSSLTVRMSGAGGIGSALSASRITSLLQAMVPTGYTKLQEERLSLADLSVKPESGSLQNGYRQETPHLEGRRVLDRASRSSVTLSDSGDGSYSELEPMLAERSLSRDEADDDEDVEEEALPGVHILPKESPLAMAFQILVPFLLAGFGTVSAGMVLDIVQVNVGKMDSPIEKWNLIIGNLALKQVQATVVGFLAAVAAVILGWIPEGKFQMSHAVLLCSSSVATAFIASLLQGFIMVGVIVGSKKTGINPDNVATPIAASFGDLITLAILAWISQGLYKCLDSYPYVSSLVCAFFMCLTPLWMVISSKHPASRTLLYSGWEPVITAMVISSIGGLILDKTVSDPNLAGIVVYTPVINGIGGNLVAIQSSRISTFLHFHHAPGEVPDEAKGCYYPCRTFFGTGANHRSAQVLLLLVIPGHLIFLYTIHLMKSGHTTLTPIFMSVYLAAALLQVLLLLCIADWMVHSMWRSGKDPDSFSIPYLTALGDLLGTALLALSFHFLWLIGDQDSDVGD; encoded by the exons ATGAGCATCCAGAGTCTCGGCGGAGCGATCGGGGATTCCCTGGGCTCTAGCCTGACGGTACGCATGAGTGGCGCAGGTGGAATCGGGAGTGCTCTCTCCGCCAGTCGAATCACCTCCCTCCTCCAAGCAATGGTCCCCACCGGCTACACCAAGCTCCAGGAGGAGCGTCTGTCTTTGGCTGACCTCAGTGTCAAACCAGAGTCTGGCTCACTCCAGAATGGCTACAGACAGGAGACGCCTCACCTCGAAGGCCGACGGGTGCTGGACCGCGCCTCTCGCTCCTCTGTCACTCTGTCAGACTCCGGAGATGGAAGCTACTCGGAACTGGAGCCCATGTTGGCTGAGAGGAGTTTGTCCAGGGACGAGGCAGATGACGATGAAGATGTGGAGGAGGAGGCACTACCCGGTGTGCACATTCTGCCCAAGGAGTCGCCTCTGGCCATGGCTTTTCAGATCCTTGTGCCTTTCCTGTTGGCCGGTTTTGGAACCGTATCAGCCGGGATGGTGCTAGACATTGTGCAG GTGAACGTGGGCAAGATGGACTCACCTATAGAGAAGTGGAATCTAATAATAGGCAACTTGGCACTCAAGCAG GTTCAGGCCACTGTGGTGGGCTTTTTGGCTGCCGTGGCGGCCGTGATTCTTGGCTGGATCCCCGAGGGGAAGTTCCAGATGAGCCACGCCGTGCTGCTGTGCTCCAGCAGCGTCGCCACAGCCTTCATCGCCTCCTTGCTGCAGG GTTTCATCATGGTGGGCGTGATTGTGGGCTCAAAGAAGACGGGCATCAACCCGGACAATGTTGCCACGCCCATCGCTGCCAGTTTCGGTGACCTCATCACTTTGGCCATCCTGGCCTGGATCAGCCAGGGCCTCTACAAGTGCCTCG aTTCCTACCCGTACGTTTCCTCCCTGGTCTGTGCCTTCTTCATGTGTCTGACGCCTCTGTGGATGGTCATCTCCTCCAAGCACCCGGCCAGCCGCACCCTGCTCTACTCCGGATGGGAGCCGGTCATCACGGCCATGGTCATCAGCAG CATCGGAGGGCTCATCCTGGACAAAACGGTGTCTGACCCCAATCTGGCTGGAATTGTGGTGTACACCCCCGTCATCAATG GTATCGGGGGCAACCTGGTGGCCATTCAGTCCAGCCGGATTTCCACTTTCCTGCATTTCCACCACGCCCCCGGGGAGGTCCCCGACGAGGCCAAGGGCTGCTACTACCCCTGCCGCACCTTCTTTGGCACAG GAGCCAATCACCGATCTGCTCAGGTTCTCCTCCTCTTGGTCATCCCCGGCcatcttatattcctttacaCCATTCACCTGATGAAGAGTGGACACACCACGCTGACACCCATCTTCATGTCCGTCTACCTGGCTGCTGCTCTGCTGCAG GTGTTGCTGCTGTTGTGCATCGCCGACTGGATGGTGCACTCCATGTGGCGCAGCGGCAAAGACCCCGACAGCTTCTCCATCCCCTACCTGACGGCCCTGGGCGACCTGCTGGGCACCGCCCTGCTGGCGCTCAGCTTCCACTTCCTGTGGCTCATCGGCGACCAGGACAGCGACGTGGGCGACTGA